The following coding sequences lie in one Lolium perenne isolate Kyuss_39 chromosome 2, Kyuss_2.0, whole genome shotgun sequence genomic window:
- the LOC127323479 gene encoding uncharacterized protein, with the protein MAGARNLFDDMSAARAQSPSTVQAPPSFAQTMPTTLPYPSTQQAPQPPPIDTQEGTTAGPGSINIAEEPLFGEALTQAAAAQARARRVSKRTGNYTEKEDKVLVDGWLTIGQDVLTGAEQKGTAFWRRIYEYFHEHRKYGQEPFESDRSEISLQKRWGAIQTECNKFQAAYDHAKRVPVSGMGVKDLVWRALEFYKVNNGEKTFAFPHCWKELHGTPKFQEGYEGYMATLTGNNPAKDATVIDLDGGQPCGSSASRASRPRGHKSTKADMKRDASSMLLYGTLKEMHADREVSTDKRDERRRREKEEDRKKFFDVQQKKLEIEEVKAKTKAKELELKERELELIAMARAKEVELKAKEVELKRQAEDNLIMNADLTNMSEAKRAWFEKRQKEILERPN; encoded by the exons ATGGCCGGTGCACGCAACCTGTTCGACGATATGTCGGCCGCGCGCGCGCAGTCACCGTCCACCGTGCAGGCCCCTCCGTCTTTCGCGCAGACAATGCCGACGACCCTGCCATATCCTTCGACACAGCAGGCTCCCCAGCCACCTCCCATTGACACACAGGAGGGCACAACTGCCGGTCCCGGCAGCATAAACATCGCGGAGGAGCCGTTGTTCGGTGAGGCCCTCACACAAGCCGCAGCTGCACAAGCTCGAGCCCGCCGGGTAAGCAAACGAACCGGCAACTACacggagaaggaggacaaggtgctcgtcgatggatggttgaccatcgggcaagatgtgttgacgggtgccgagcagaaggggacCGCATTCTGGCGCCGGATCTATGAATACTTCCATGAACATCGCAAATATGGACAGGAGCCATTTGAGAGCGACCGCAGCGAAATAtcgctccaaaagaggtggggagcaattcaaacggaatgcaacaaGTTCCAGGCGGCGTATGATCACGCGAAGCGGGTCCCCGTTAGTGGCATGGGTGtgaaggacttg GTGTGGCGAGCTTTGGAATTCtacaaagtcaacaatggagagaagacctttgccttccctcattgttggaaggAACTCCACGGCACCCCCAAGTTCCAGGAGGGGTACGAGGGGTACATGGCGACCTTGACTGGCAACAATCCCGCCAAAGATGCCActgtcattgaccttgatggtgggcagccttgcggtagctccgcttctcgtgcaagtcgtCCACGCGGCCACAAGTCAACCAAAGCCGACATGAAGCGTGATGCTTCGTCCATGCTATTGTACGGCActttgaaggagatgcatgcggacagagaggtgtccacggacaagagggatgagaggaGGCGCCGGGAGAAAGAAGAGGACAGGAAGAAATTCTTTGATGTCCAGCAGAAGAAGCTTGAGATTGAAGAGGTCAAGGCCAAGACCAAAGCTAAAGAACttgagctcaaagagagagaacttgagctcatagcaatggcaagggccaaagaggtggagctgaaggcgaaggaagttgagctcaaacgccaagccgaggacaacctcatcatgaacgccgacttgaccaacatgagcgaggcaaagagagcttggttcgagaagagACAGAAGGAGATCCTCGAGCGCCCAAATTGA
- the LOC139835641 gene encoding uncharacterized protein — MKPLKKICRGFMWKAKANFLNLALRYRWVWLQRVDSTKAWAKFDLQIPLAQALFESSTVVVVGNGERALFRKYRWLQGARVVDHAPNLVAIVSTRNAKVCSVKDGLAGEWLCDCGPNLSPAAMAEFFHLWGILAGFMFVPEQEDSFVWCCSVVRKFSAESAYVAFFAGTTVAPVTSEIWRSRVLYICNFFA; from the exons atgaagcctctgaagaagATCTGTCGAGGCTTCATGTGGAAGGCCAAGGCGAAC TTTCTCAACCTAGCGCTGCGTTACCGTTGGGTGTGGCTGCAAAGAGTGGACTCGACCAAGGCTTGGGCGAAGTTTGATCTTCAGATCCCCCTGGCCCAGGCCCTCTTCGAATCCTCCACGGTGGTGGTAGTGGGCAATGGGGAAAGAGCTCTGTTCAGGAAGTACCGCTGGCTACAGGGCGCCAGGGTGGTGGACCACGCGCCCAATTTGGTGGCCATTGTCTCAACCCGTAATGCCAAGGTTTGCTCGGTCAAGGATGGCCTCGCCGGGGAGTGGCTGTGTGATTGTGGGCCGAACCTGAGTCCTGCAGCGATGGCGGAGTTCTTTCACCTATGGGGCATTCTCGCTGGTTTTATGTTCGTTCCGGAGCAAGAGGACTCCTTTGTGTGGTGTTGTTCGGTGGTCCGGAAATTCTCCGCGGAGTCAGCATATGTTGCCTTCTTTGCGGGGACTACGGTGGCGCCGGTTACTTCGGAGATTTGGCGCTCAAGGGTGCTATACATCTGCAATTTCTTCGCTTAG
- the LOC127323452 gene encoding RING-H2 finger protein ATL32-like: MRFLVGVSLKLALIVAAPVGLTCALLYLAGVPWPMNFRIGAVLAAFLFVAGMCARARIQRLVEQETGRESMAALPREPAVGLGLAAIAGLPVYKYEKMRSGGRDGDDECSVCLAEITPREVVKQLPACTHLFHDRCIDKWLWSHRTCPVCRSPVDASTVPPSVEVAARALQSV; the protein is encoded by the coding sequence ATGCGGTTTCTGGTCGGCGTGTCACTCAAGCTCGCGCTCATCGTCGCTGCTCCGGTGGGCCTAACGTGCGCTCTACTGTACCTTGCCGGCGTCCCCTGGCCAATGAACTTCCGCATCGGCGCCGTCCTGGCCGCCTTCCTCTTCGTCGCCGGGATGTGCGCCCGCGCTAGGATACAGCGCCTGGTCGAGCAAGAAACAGGGAGGGAGTCCATGGCCGCCCTACCGCGGGAGCCGGCGGTCGGGCTAGGCCTGGCAGCCATCGCCGGCCTGCCGGTGTACAAGTACGAGAAGATGAGGAGCGGCGGCAGAGACGGTGACGACGAGTGTTCTGTGTGCCTCGCCGAGATTACGCCGAGGGAGGTCGTGAAGCAGCTTCCCGCGTGCACGCACCTCTTCCATGATCGGTGCATCGACAAGTGGCTATGGTCTCACAGGACGTGCCCGGTGTGCCGGTCTCCGGTTGATGCCTCCACCGTGCCGCCGTCCGTAGAAGTTGCCGCGCGTGCTCTGCAATCTGTGTAA